Within Winogradskyella helgolandensis, the genomic segment CGTAACGATGATGGTTATAATACTGAGGATGTAGACGGAGACGGATTTGTGCTTAGAATAGGTAGTGGAGAAGAGGATAAAGAAAGCTTTGTCTACTTTGGTGAAAAATCTAATGATAAGCCGAGAAAATACGACAGACGCACTACAACAAATGTAGTTTTCGCATTAGGTTTTAACAATGCTATAATTGAAGGGCAGAGTTTAAACGATTCTCCATACAAAATAGGAAGTTCTGGTTTCTTTGAGTTAGGTTATGCGTGGAAAACAAGACTTTTTGAAAACACTAATTTCTGGAGATTAAAATATGGTTTTTCTTTTCAGTGGAATAAATTTGAAATGGAGGACAATAATTATTTAGTGAATACTGACGGTGAAATTTCACTTCAAGAATTTCCTTCAGATCTAAATAAGGCAAAGTTTAGAACTACAAATTTAGTATTTCCAATGCACATAGAATTTGGGCCTTCTAAGAAGATTGAAAAAGACGATTACTTTAGATATTCAACGTACAAAAAATTAAAAGTTGGGTTAGGTGGTTATGCTGGTCTTAATATTGGTAGCATGCAAAAACTAAAGTACAAGGAAGATGGAGATAGAATAAAAAATAAGCAACGTGGTGGTTTTGAGGTTAGTGAATTTGTATATGGATTAAGTGGATATGTAGCTTTGGGAGATATTGCTCTGTATGTAAAGTATGATCTTAGCCCAGTGTTCAAAGATCAACTAATAGATCAGAATAATATTTCTGTAGGATTACGTTTCGATATGGATTAATTCATCAATCAATCAATCAATCAATCAATCAATCAATTTTTGAGTGTTAAAGGGCCTTAGTCTATTATAGATTAGGGCTTTTTTATTTTAATGAGACACAACTTTCAATCCAACAATCGAAATGATTAATGTCGAAATGAAAAACAAGCGCCAAAACGTGGCAGGTTCTTTAAACACAAAAACACCAACAAGTACCGTTCCTACAGCTCCAATTCCTGTCCAGACAGCATAGGCGGTTCCTATAGGTAATTCTTGCGTGGCTCTAACCAATAAAATCATGCTAATGCTTAAGCAAACTAAGAATCCGATATACCAGTAAGTGGTTTCTATTCCTGTGGATTCTTTGGCTTTTCCAAGGCATGCAGCAAAGGCAACTTCAAACAATCCGGCGATGATTAATAAAATCCAATTCATTTAATTTTGAAATTTCAATGATGATACGAAAACTAGTTTGATATATAAAATCGAAGTTCATTCATTTAAATGAGAAATTCAAATTTTGAATCTGAAAAAGCCTTAATCTATGTTTT encodes:
- a CDS encoding DMT family transporter, producing the protein MNWILLIIAGLFEVAFAACLGKAKESTGIETTYWYIGFLVCLSISMILLVRATQELPIGTAYAVWTGIGAVGTVLVGVFVFKEPATFWRLFFISTLIISIVGLKVVSH